The genomic region aaaaaaaatgatttctttaaaatctaaagcttaagctattgttaaaacagatatgagtggtggcactgactgtgcaaatgggcaaggcatccaacctgacacagaagctggcaggcaggcaactgctcttctattacagtgaaaaaaaatgatttctttaaaatctaaagcttaagctattgttaaaacagatatgagtggtggcactgactgtgcaaatgggcaaggtatccaacctgacacagaagctggcaggcaggcaactgctcttctattacagtgaaaaaaaatgatttctttaaaatctaaagcttaagctattgttaaaacagatatgagtggtggcactgactgtgcaaatgggcaaggcatccaacctgacacagaagctggcaggcaggcaactgctcttctattacagtgaaaaaaaatgatttctttaaaatctaaagcttaagctattgttaaaacagatatgagtggtggcactgactgtgcaaatgggcaaggcatccaacctgacacagaagctggcaggcaggcaactgctcttctattacagtgaaaacaaattatttattttaaatgtaaagcttaaccaattgttaaaacagatatgagtggtggcactgggcaagtaggcacagtatccaatgtgaacctcacacagaagctggcaaaaaaaaaaaaagcagcctgatgttatagccctaaaaatggctttttggggtgctgtccttacagcagagatcagatgagtccttcaggattgtagtggacactgaataccctagcctagctatcaatttccctatctaatcagcagcagctaaactttccctcctctcactaagcatgcagcttcagaatgaatcgaaaatggatgctgggagggaggttggagggtgtggaggggagggagtgctgctgattggctggaatgtgtctgctgaccgagaggcacagggtcaaagtttgcccaatgatgacgtatagggggcggatcgaaccgcccatgtgttcgcccgcggcggcgaacgcgaacacgctaagttcgccgggaactgttcgccagcggacagttcggtacatcactaatgctaggtattgcagctccgctacagttCATTTTTCTGGACTTTGCTTGTGTCAAAAGTGTCCTTGGCCATCACTTTTGACATTTAGCTCAAGCCCATGATCCAGAAGGCCTTTTTCCTGGCTAACAAGTCTCCTCTGGATATTGTCACCACTCATTCCACTTGAGCTATGGCTACCTCATGAACCTTTCACCATATGGCTTCTTTGGAATAAATCTGCAAGGCAGCTACTTGGCCGTCCTTGCAtacattttcaaaatgtattgAAATTTTTGCATCCAATGACCCTGCTTTTAAAAGGAAGTTGCTCTGGACAATTGTTTAGTCATTTTCACTACCTACCCTATGTTTTGAGGCAGCTCTCGTCATCCAAGGAAGGAAAACAAAAGATTTAGTCTTACCTGACAAAATAATTTCCTTCTCAATGATGATTCTATACGGCCAGCCCTTCAATAAAGGTCAGTGCCTTGACTTCTACTGCTCCTGCCTAATTTATTGTTTCCTCCAGCTTTTCATCCTCCTCAGTTTGGAAATACTCACAACTGTGGATTAAAGGACTAGTCACTAGAGGGAAAGGCATGCTGAAACATTGTATTATGGGTGTTTCCAGGCCTCCACACAGTACCAATATAGGCAGGACAGTCCCTTTTTTGTTCCATGGTCCCCCGCATCTACGAACACCTGGGCAGCACAGCATAAGCACATTATCAGACGCACTTACACTATGAATGGGCACTAAACCCATGCAGACCATGTTTCAGCAGCAGTCTCTGCATGGTCCTGTATGTTGGGGTCGAGCCGGACAGGATGTCCAGCGGCCTGGCAGGCTTGATGAAAAGCTGAGACTCTACTTCACTCGGCAGATCCACACACTTTACAAGGCAGGTCCACCCATTTTGGGTGTAGCCAGTGACGTATGTGGTGTAGCCACATCCCATCACGATCAACACCCCCCCTCAGGACGTGCCCACCCTGTCTTGAACTCCTAACTCCCAATGGTGGGAGGTATGTGGTTTCAACCTCCTCCACTAGGGGGGACTTAATCTTATTTGTtataaatttcacattttatgcaaaaagtggatttttatttttctagtgTTGCTATTAATGGTCAACAATATTTCACAAATCACAATTTAACAAATAACACTGGATGGGTTGGAAGGTGTGCGTCAATGCCTTATGGTAGCATAACATAATTTAGTACTCTTTAGTCTTTAACGAAATACTATTAGTACTCAATTTCTAGCAAAATCTCAATGCCACTAGTGTAGGACAGACACTATATAATCACTTAATGtgtaacaaggttatttactaaactgtaaaTTTCTGGATGTTCAAAATAAAGTTGAAGCCAATATAAACCCAACTGGAAAAATTGCTCAAGCCAgacatgtttgttttgttttatgtatttaggTTTGCCTCCATATATTGGCTCAAAAATACACTTAAGTGAAtacatctgtaaatatatatatatagctcataAACCTGGGAAAACCCTTGTTGTTACAAACTCCTCCTAGACATGGAATTGTCTGGGGAGTAGTTTTTGAAAATAGCCGATGTTCTGAGCGCAGTTGACACCATAGGAGTAGGATACCACATGGTAACACCGGAACCATAAATCATTGACAACACAGCCCCATCATGATATTAAAAGATCCAGATCACAGATCCAGATCTATAAAAAAATGATGCCTTTGTTATACAACACAAAAAAATAGATTTCTTGGCTAAGAATACTTCTGTATTTGTAAGGTAAGTTGTACTTCTGCCCTCATAATGTTTTGTTATGTGTTATAGTGCAGTGTTCTCCAACCTTTTAGGACCCGTGGACCAGCGAAAAGAGGAGAAACAatggtatgtgtgtgggtgtgtatggggggcagtgtgtgtataggggagaatAATTGTGGATCTGTGAGGTTGGAGGGTAGATTAGTACCTGCAGTCCCTGGTGATCCTGGTGCTGAGAGTGAACTCGAGCAGCTTTAGTAGCTGCTAGATTTCACTCTCGCAAGAtaaccgcggcaacactccgaGCTCacaagaggagaacccggcggagctgcagttagagctcccccgggtccgtTCTTCCTCCTTCCTCTGCCGGCTGCTAGCAATACACTGCAAGCGgtccggagagggagatctctgatctcccatctcccctccggtcctgcagacccggcaggggagagggaggaacaTTTCCCGGTGCCATGATCGTAAGTTGATAGCACCAGGGAAATATCTTGCAGCAATTTATTGCGGTCCGCAAAAGGTTTCACCCGACAGAAAATTTGGCGCCAGTCCGCGGGCGGGGTGTTGGGGACCCCTGTTACAGTGCAATCAGATGGTTTCAGCAGTGCTCAGTTCTATTGGTAAAAGTTGCTCAGACCCTTTGAGAAATTAAATGCAAGACATGTACTTACCAGGAATTGGCATTTATTTTTAAACCACAAGGAAGTAACTATTTtgttaatgtaatatataattatataaagttgtttttatctcagcAATTTTTTGCTCTGGTCTTTCTTCTCTCATACTATATGAAAATACAATTTCGTTTGATGGGTCTACACTATATTTAATCTGAGTAAGATGCAGTTGTCCATTCTTTATGTGTATTCACATATCTTGTATGCTTTGCTGATCTTCCAATaagaaaatgatttaaaaaaaatgtaatgacaaTATTAATTGTCAATTTAATTGCAACCTGGTTCCAATATGGAGCAGCAACCCTCACTTATTTACGGAAGTACGTAAACGATAGTTGGTTATGGAATCATTTTTGTTACATATGAACTTCAACGTGACTATCAAAGAAAGATGatataattaacataattaatttccattatgaaataaaaaaaaataaataaaaattaccctTAGTTTCTATGTAAGgtttttagagagagagagagagagagagggggagacattttgtaaaatatatttgggAAAACCCATACATATCCCACAGCAACAAAATCAGTGTCTACAATTGTGAATTTGGCACTTAGATTCTTACAGTAGCTCAGTAATTTGTCTGCAATGATGAAACCCATTTCCCCCCGGTCTTTTAAGATCTGAAATCAGTAAGTCTTAGCTTAAAATCTCATCCCATACTAAAAGGAAAGTTTATtatccatatataaatatagtaattCATTTAACAACCCTATGTCAGGAGGAGTTAAAATGATGTGGTGTAAACATCAAGAGGAATGCGTTTTCTTGGTCCAGCTTTTGGACACAAAAAGTAAAGTCACGTAAGGTTTAATTCATATGGTCTCTTTACCACCACGTAAACACAAATTTATAAATAAAGTCATAGTATTTCATCCGGAAACCTTTGTCAACAACATAAGCCTTGTAAGATACTTTGTATCCCTTGTCTTCGATGTCCACCTTAATGCAGTCCAGAAGGTCGGTAATTCCTGGTGAGGCCTTCCATGGACCAAACTTCACCACAGACTCTTTGTCCATGTCAAGTGTGTTCAAGGCATCGTGACACTTGGAAGCATCTTCCTCAGACCGTACAATGCACACAATCACATTGGAATATCTAGATGCTATAACCTCTGCTCTGGCAATTCGAATCATTACTTCAATATTCTCACTGTAGTTGGGTACTCGGGCTAAGAACTGTTTCCTACCAACTTGTTCACCAAAGATCTGTGGTGTTTCTTCTAACTTTTTTACCAGTGGTTCAATCTCATAAAACAATGCCTCTTTGTAGACCTCTTGGATACATTGGGTGGGCACCTGGCTGCTCCGCAGATATTCCAATATGTATATGAAGTTCTTCCCTTCTCTGTCAATGAAGAACCGGCCTTCTGAATCAGTGCGTAATTTTGGCTGGCCATTGAACATATCATAGAGTTTAGACCCTGGGCATTTCTTTAAGGTGCTCAGTGTCGTTGTGTATATTTCGCCTCCAATATTTAGCTGGATGATGGGCGACAACTGTCAagagatgagaaaaaaaaaaaatcatataccaCAGTATTTTGTTTTAAGCACTGTTAAATAATGTGCATCACACTAATATACCTACAATATGTATAgactacaaaatataaaacatccaATTTGTGAATACCCTCAGTTGGTCTGTAAGCACCCCTGAAATTTGTAATAATCTGAGATAGCAGCTAAAGTGCACAAGTGAAGCATATCTCAATTTTCTAGCTAATCCCAGTAGAGACTATTGGTCACTGTTCATCTTCAAGC from Pelobates fuscus isolate aPelFus1 chromosome 1, aPelFus1.pri, whole genome shotgun sequence harbors:
- the KCTD14 gene encoding BTB/POZ domain-containing protein KCTD14 isoform X2, with translation MSVISSSGKQVTSSLQSLSPIIQLNIGGEIYTTTLSTLKKCPGSKLYDMFNGQPKLRTDSEGRFFIDREGKNFIYILEYLRSSQVPTQCIQEVYKEALFYEIEPLVKKLEETPQIFGEQVGRKQFLARVPNYSENIEVMIRIARAEVIASRYSNVIVCIVRSEEDASKCHDALNTLDMDKESVVKFGPWKASPGITDLLDCIKVDIEDKGYKVSYKAYVVDKGFRMKYYDFIYKFVFTWW
- the KCTD14 gene encoding BTB/POZ domain-containing protein KCTD14 isoform X1 codes for the protein MSVISSSGKQVTSSLQSRWAHTFKERIAPISKNDQLSPIIQLNIGGEIYTTTLSTLKKCPGSKLYDMFNGQPKLRTDSEGRFFIDREGKNFIYILEYLRSSQVPTQCIQEVYKEALFYEIEPLVKKLEETPQIFGEQVGRKQFLARVPNYSENIEVMIRIARAEVIASRYSNVIVCIVRSEEDASKCHDALNTLDMDKESVVKFGPWKASPGITDLLDCIKVDIEDKGYKVSYKAYVVDKGFRMKYYDFIYKFVFTWW